A single region of the Roseivivax sp. THAF197b genome encodes:
- a CDS encoding DUF4168 domain-containing protein, producing MFATRKITATALAALIAAMPASYVAAQSTDSAADALADSAVAAEESTQAQGAAETEGNTPAQTDATEMAEDGASDAVEGTDYEMATIEAFAAAVLDVTEIRDDYAGQLEGVSDETQQRSLIEEANAEMRSAIEEREDLTVEEYMEISRAAAEDEALNAVIAQLLQEMQVENAG from the coding sequence ATGTTCGCGACCCGCAAAATCACCGCCACCGCACTGGCCGCCCTCATCGCCGCGATGCCCGCCAGCTACGTGGCTGCTCAGTCGACCGATTCCGCCGCAGACGCGCTGGCAGACAGCGCCGTGGCCGCAGAGGAGAGCACGCAGGCGCAAGGTGCCGCCGAGACCGAGGGCAACACCCCGGCCCAGACGGATGCGACCGAGATGGCCGAAGACGGAGCCTCCGACGCAGTTGAAGGCACCGATTACGAGATGGCCACGATCGAGGCCTTCGCCGCAGCCGTTCTGGATGTGACCGAAATCCGCGACGATTATGCCGGGCAACTCGAAGGCGTCAGCGACGAGACGCAGCAGCGCAGCCTCATCGAAGAGGCCAATGCCGAGATGCGCAGCGCCATCGAGGAGCGTGAGGACCTCACGGTCGAGGAATATATGGAGATCAGCCGCGCGGCCGCCGAGGACGAAGCGCTGAATGCCGTGATCGCGCAGCTTCTCCAGGAGATGCAGGTCGAGAACGCGGGCTGA
- the rpsA gene encoding 30S ribosomal protein S1 translates to MAQNATMEEFEALLNESLEMDTPDEGSVVKGKVIAVEAGQAIIDVGYKMEGRVDLKEFANPGEPADISVGDEVEVYLRSAENARGEAVISREMARREEAWDRLEKAYADDARVEGAIFGRVKGGFTVDLGGAVAFLPGSQVDVRPVRDAGPLMGLKQPFQILKMDRRRGNIVVSRRAILEESRAEQRAEVIANLEEGQAVDGVVKNITEYGAFVDLGGVDGLLHVTDMAWRRVNHPSEILAIGETVKVQVIKINRETHRISLGMKQLQEDPWDLVGAKYPLSSVHQGRVTNITDYGAFVELEPGVEGLVHVSEMSWTKKNVHPGKIVSTSQEVEVMVLEIDAAKRRVSLGLKQTMRNPWEVFAETHPSGTEVEGEVKNITEFGLFIGLDGDIDGMVHLSDLSWDERGEDAIQNYRKGDMVQAVVQETDVEKERISLSIKALGGDKFAEAVGGTKRGSIITVEVTAIEDGGIEVEYEGMKSFIRRSDLSRDRAEQRPERFSVGDKVDVRVTNVDSKTRRLGLSIKAREIAEEKEAVEQYGSSDSGASLGDILGAALGGNKDD, encoded by the coding sequence ATGGCTCAGAACGCTACTATGGAGGAATTCGAGGCCCTTCTGAATGAAAGCCTCGAAATGGACACGCCCGATGAGGGCTCTGTCGTCAAAGGCAAGGTGATCGCTGTCGAAGCGGGCCAGGCCATCATCGATGTCGGCTACAAGATGGAAGGCCGCGTCGATCTCAAGGAATTCGCAAATCCCGGCGAGCCTGCGGACATCTCCGTCGGCGACGAAGTCGAAGTCTATCTTCGTTCGGCCGAGAATGCCCGCGGCGAAGCGGTCATCTCCCGCGAGATGGCGCGCCGTGAAGAGGCATGGGATCGCCTCGAGAAGGCCTACGCAGACGATGCCCGCGTCGAAGGCGCGATCTTCGGCCGCGTCAAGGGCGGCTTCACCGTTGATCTCGGCGGTGCCGTGGCCTTCCTGCCCGGCTCCCAGGTCGATGTGCGCCCCGTGCGTGACGCAGGCCCGCTCATGGGTCTCAAGCAGCCGTTCCAGATCCTCAAGATGGACCGCCGCCGCGGCAACATCGTTGTCTCGCGCCGTGCGATTCTCGAGGAAAGCCGGGCCGAGCAGCGCGCCGAAGTCATCGCCAACCTCGAAGAAGGTCAGGCGGTCGACGGTGTGGTCAAGAACATCACCGAATACGGCGCCTTCGTCGATCTCGGCGGTGTGGACGGCCTCTTGCACGTCACCGACATGGCATGGCGCCGGGTGAACCACCCCTCCGAGATCCTCGCCATCGGCGAGACCGTGAAGGTGCAGGTCATCAAGATCAACCGCGAGACGCACCGCATCAGCCTCGGCATGAAGCAGCTGCAGGAAGATCCGTGGGATCTGGTGGGCGCGAAGTACCCGCTGTCGTCGGTGCATCAGGGCCGCGTGACGAACATCACCGATTACGGTGCATTCGTTGAGCTGGAGCCGGGTGTCGAAGGCCTCGTGCACGTCTCCGAGATGTCCTGGACCAAGAAGAACGTCCATCCGGGCAAGATCGTCTCCACCTCGCAGGAAGTGGAAGTCATGGTCCTCGAGATCGACGCCGCGAAGCGCCGTGTCTCGCTGGGTCTCAAGCAGACCATGCGCAATCCGTGGGAAGTCTTTGCCGAGACGCATCCGTCGGGCACCGAGGTCGAAGGCGAGGTCAAGAACATCACCGAATTCGGTCTGTTCATCGGTCTCGACGGCGACATCGACGGCATGGTTCACCTCTCGGACCTGAGCTGGGACGAGCGTGGCGAAGACGCCATCCAGAACTACCGCAAGGGCGACATGGTCCAGGCGGTCGTGCAGGAAACCGATGTCGAGAAGGAGCGCATCTCGCTCTCCATCAAGGCACTTGGCGGCGACAAGTTCGCGGAAGCCGTGGGCGGCACGAAGCGCGGCTCGATCATCACGGTGGAAGTCACCGCGATCGAGGATGGCGGCATCGAGGTCGAGTATGAGGGCATGAAGTCCTTCATCCGTCGCTCGGACCTGTCCCGCGACCGTGCAGAGCAGCGCCCCGAGCGCTTCTCGGTCGGTGACAAGGTCGATGTGCGGGTGACCAACGTGGACAGCAAGACCCGTCGTCTGGGCCTGTCGATCAAGGCGCGCGAGATCGCCGAAGAGAAGGAAGCGGTCGAGCAGTACGGCTCGTCTGACTCCGGCGCATCGCTGGGCGATATCCTTGGCGCGGCCCTGGGCGGCAACAAGGACGACTGA
- the ihfB gene encoding integration host factor subunit beta → MIRSELIQKIADDNPHLYQRDVERIVNTIFDEITGAMARGDRVELRGFGAFSVKKRDARTGRNPRTGEAVEVEEKHVPFFKTGKLLRDRLNGKA, encoded by the coding sequence ATGATCCGGTCGGAACTGATCCAGAAAATCGCGGATGACAATCCGCACCTCTATCAACGCGACGTGGAGCGTATCGTGAACACCATCTTCGACGAGATCACCGGCGCCATGGCGCGCGGCGACCGGGTGGAGTTGCGCGGCTTCGGGGCATTCTCGGTCAAGAAACGCGACGCGCGCACCGGGCGGAACCCGCGCACGGGCGAAGCCGTTGAGGTCGAGGAAAAGCACGTCCCCTTCTTCAAGACCGGCAAGTTGCTGCGCGACCGTCTGAACGGAAAGGCCTGA
- a CDS encoding lipopolysaccharide assembly LapA domain-containing protein: MRYIRYAFLAAVAIILISVALANRGLVTLQLLPNDLADLLGLQREISLPLFLVIFGGIVVGLILGFVWEWLREHKHRAEAARKDREVKRLERELKRTQTERDKDKDEVLAILDQAS, encoded by the coding sequence ATGAGATATATCCGCTATGCCTTCCTCGCCGCCGTGGCGATCATCCTGATCTCCGTGGCGCTGGCCAATCGCGGTCTGGTGACCTTGCAGCTTCTGCCGAACGACCTCGCCGACCTCCTGGGTCTGCAGCGCGAGATTTCGCTGCCGCTCTTCCTCGTGATCTTCGGCGGTATCGTCGTGGGCCTGATCCTGGGCTTCGTCTGGGAATGGCTGCGCGAGCACAAGCACCGCGCCGAGGCTGCCCGCAAGGACCGCGAGGTCAAGCGTCTGGAGCGCGAGTTGAAGCGCACGCAGACCGAGCGCGACAAGGACAAGGACGAAGTGCTGGCCATCCTCGATCAGGCCAGTTGA
- a CDS encoding phosphoribosylanthranilate isomerase, whose product MPDVRVKICGLTRAEDVAAAADAGAAYLGFVFFPKSPRNVSVDQARALAVDAPFGVAKVGLLVDPDDALLDEIAPRVPLDMIQLHGRETPERVAEVRARMGLPVMKALGVATEADLEKVAAYGRVADQLLIDAKAPEGADLPGGNGLAFDWRLVQGRRWPVPWMLAGGLTPESAGRAVAMTGAQQLDVSSGVESAPGVKDAAKMRAFIAAAQGAGEVPRL is encoded by the coding sequence ATGCCTGATGTACGCGTGAAGATCTGCGGGCTGACCCGCGCCGAAGACGTGGCCGCCGCGGCCGATGCGGGGGCGGCCTATCTGGGCTTCGTCTTCTTCCCGAAATCCCCGCGCAATGTCTCCGTGGATCAAGCCCGTGCGCTGGCGGTCGACGCGCCCTTCGGTGTCGCCAAGGTCGGTCTTCTGGTCGATCCGGACGACGCGCTGCTTGACGAGATTGCCCCCAGGGTGCCGCTCGACATGATCCAGCTCCATGGCCGCGAGACGCCCGAACGGGTGGCGGAGGTGCGCGCCCGCATGGGTCTGCCGGTGATGAAGGCGCTGGGTGTGGCGACGGAGGCGGACCTTGAAAAGGTCGCGGCCTACGGGCGCGTGGCCGACCAACTTCTGATCGACGCAAAAGCGCCCGAAGGCGCAGATCTGCCCGGCGGCAACGGGCTGGCCTTCGATTGGCGCCTGGTACAGGGGCGCCGCTGGCCCGTGCCGTGGATGCTCGCCGGAGGGCTCACGCCGGAGAGCGCGGGCCGTGCCGTAGCAATGACCGGCGCACAGCAGCTTGACGTGTCATCCGGTGTGGAAAGCGCGCCGGGTGTGAAGGATGCGGCCAAGATGCGCGCCTTCATCGCGGCGGCGCAAGGGGCGGGCGAGGTGCCGCGGCTTTAA
- the arsC gene encoding arsenate reductase (glutaredoxin) (This arsenate reductase requires both glutathione and glutaredoxin to convert arsenate to arsenite, after which the efflux transporter formed by ArsA and ArsB can extrude the arsenite from the cell, providing resistance.), whose amino-acid sequence MILWHNPRCSKSRQALALLEDRGITPEIRRYLEDAPDTETLRALQAKLGIPVIEMMRVQEPEFKAAGLSRDSDEDALFAAMAATPKLIERPVLIAGDRAVIGRPPERVLDLL is encoded by the coding sequence CTGATCTTGTGGCATAATCCGCGGTGTTCGAAATCCCGCCAGGCCCTGGCGCTGCTGGAGGATCGGGGCATCACCCCCGAGATCCGCCGCTATCTGGAGGATGCACCCGACACCGAGACCTTGCGCGCCCTGCAGGCCAAACTGGGCATCCCGGTGATCGAGATGATGCGCGTGCAAGAGCCTGAGTTCAAAGCCGCCGGGCTTTCGCGCGACAGCGATGAAGACGCGCTTTTCGCCGCGATGGCCGCGACGCCGAAGCTCATTGAGCGGCCTGTGCTTATCGCCGGGGATCGGGCCGTAATCGGGCGCCCGCCCGAGCGAGTTCTCGACCTGCTCTGA
- a CDS encoding quinone-dependent dihydroorotate dehydrogenase: protein MSLLERAGLALLRGVDPERAHGLAIRALQTGLAPAPGLVTSDRLKTEIAGLALPNPLGLAAGFDKNAEALSGLARAGFGFVEVGAATPRPQPGNPRPRLFRLTEDHAAINRFGFNNDGMEAIAARLATRPRSMVTGLNLGANKDSDDRAADFARVLAHCGPHVDFATVNVSSPNTEKLRDLQGKDALAALLAGVMTARDALDRAIPIFLKIAPDLDDQGLSDVADVARASGIDGIIATNTTLARDGLRSAHAQEAGGLSGRPVFDRSTRVLARLSQLTGADIPLIGVGGVEDVETAWAKIRAGASALQLYTALVYGGLGLVRQIVEGLDAKIAAEGFASVTEAVGTGRDAWL, encoded by the coding sequence GTGAGCCTGCTGGAACGTGCGGGCCTCGCGCTTCTGCGCGGCGTCGATCCTGAACGCGCGCATGGCCTTGCGATCCGTGCGCTGCAGACCGGGCTGGCGCCCGCGCCCGGTCTTGTCACCTCCGACCGGTTGAAAACCGAAATAGCGGGCCTCGCCCTGCCCAATCCGCTGGGCCTTGCCGCGGGGTTCGACAAGAATGCCGAGGCGCTGTCGGGGCTGGCCCGCGCGGGTTTCGGCTTCGTCGAGGTGGGGGCCGCCACCCCGCGTCCGCAACCCGGCAATCCGCGCCCGCGTCTCTTCCGCCTGACCGAGGATCACGCCGCAATCAATCGCTTCGGCTTCAACAACGACGGCATGGAGGCTATCGCCGCGCGCCTTGCCACCCGCCCCCGCAGCATGGTCACGGGCCTCAATCTCGGGGCGAACAAGGACAGCGACGACCGGGCAGCGGATTTCGCCAGGGTGCTCGCGCATTGCGGCCCGCATGTGGATTTCGCCACGGTTAACGTCTCCTCCCCCAACACCGAGAAGCTGCGCGATTTGCAGGGCAAGGACGCGCTGGCGGCCCTTCTGGCGGGCGTCATGACGGCACGCGACGCGCTGGACCGCGCCATTCCGATCTTCCTGAAAATCGCGCCGGATCTCGACGATCAGGGCCTTTCCGATGTGGCGGATGTGGCGCGCGCCAGCGGGATCGATGGGATCATCGCCACGAATACGACGCTTGCCCGCGATGGCCTGCGGTCCGCCCATGCGCAGGAAGCGGGCGGGCTGTCGGGCCGCCCGGTATTCGATCGCTCCACCCGCGTGCTGGCCCGGCTGTCGCAGCTGACGGGCGCGGATATCCCGCTCATCGGTGTCGGCGGGGTGGAGGACGTGGAGACGGCCTGGGCCAAGATCCGCGCGGGCGCGTCGGCGCTGCAACTCTACACCGCGCTGGTCTATGGCGGGCTTGGCCTCGTGCGCCAGATCGTCGAGGGGCTGGATGCCAAGATCGCCGCGGAAGGGTTCGCCTCTGTCACCGAAGCTGTCGGCACGGGGCGCGACGCATGGCTCTGA
- a CDS encoding DUF952 domain-containing protein — protein MLIYKILRAEEWAELERAGTSAGAPIDVADGYIHFSTAEQAAETAAKHFAGETGLKLLAYDPDDLSPLKWEPSRGGQLFPHLYGPLPRNAALWVADLPFEEGRHVFPEGMV, from the coding sequence ATGCTGATTTACAAGATCCTCCGGGCCGAGGAATGGGCCGAGTTGGAGCGCGCGGGAACGAGTGCGGGCGCGCCCATCGACGTGGCCGATGGCTACATTCACTTCTCAACCGCCGAACAGGCAGCCGAGACCGCGGCCAAGCATTTCGCGGGCGAAACAGGTCTCAAGCTCCTGGCCTACGATCCGGACGATCTGTCGCCGCTGAAATGGGAGCCGTCGCGCGGCGGGCAGCTTTTCCCGCATCTCTACGGGCCGCTGCCCCGCAACGCGGCGCTCTGGGTCGCGGATCTGCCCTTCGAGGAGGGCCGCCATGTCTTTCCCGAGGGCATGGTGTGA
- a CDS encoding hemopexin repeat-containing protein yields MVRTAIDTAQDWAIGARNNLVAIRSGADRVDDQLSVQKARWDNSVGKAFRLFFGWDFDDGAKHIDKVDTRLRKLHDRIDGGLTVKCRPGSGFRSGKCDDSTAFQRFGWFAGDNINLCPIWFGKDADYRAAVIAHEVLHAIGGFGTVDLKNDRGQTVYGTPLALLFAQDEPTNARRNAENYEQFFTYRARHFTLPRTGVSGWTGVPEKPDAACMHPNGNAYFFKENKYYRFVPGSGVDKVGRIGVDGWGGLPTHLDAAVEHPNGAVYFFKGDKYYRYKFNPDNMDKVGRIGIDGWSGVKHPVQAAFRHPDTGDAWFFRDLHCQRFDFGPDKTTQGGVIHDRFPQLYGYVDTALFYPPQDKLYVFVTDRYTRISRGSLPR; encoded by the coding sequence ATGGTCCGCACCGCAATCGACACCGCACAGGACTGGGCGATTGGCGCGCGCAACAACCTCGTCGCGATCCGGTCGGGCGCGGACCGCGTCGACGACCAGCTGTCCGTGCAGAAGGCCCGGTGGGACAATTCGGTCGGAAAGGCATTCCGGCTGTTTTTCGGCTGGGATTTCGACGATGGCGCGAAACATATCGACAAGGTCGATACGCGCCTGCGCAAACTTCATGACCGGATCGATGGCGGCCTCACGGTGAAATGCCGACCGGGCTCCGGCTTCCGAAGCGGGAAATGCGATGATTCGACGGCTTTCCAGCGGTTCGGCTGGTTCGCAGGCGACAACATCAACCTCTGCCCGATCTGGTTTGGCAAGGATGCCGATTACCGCGCGGCGGTCATCGCGCATGAGGTCCTGCACGCCATCGGCGGGTTCGGCACGGTCGATCTGAAGAACGATCGGGGCCAGACGGTCTACGGCACGCCACTTGCGCTTCTCTTCGCGCAGGATGAGCCGACAAATGCCCGCCGCAACGCCGAGAATTACGAACAGTTCTTCACGTATCGGGCGCGCCACTTCACGCTGCCGCGCACCGGTGTCAGCGGTTGGACGGGCGTGCCCGAAAAACCCGATGCTGCCTGCATGCATCCCAACGGGAACGCCTATTTCTTCAAGGAAAACAAGTATTATCGCTTCGTGCCCGGCAGCGGCGTGGACAAGGTGGGCAGGATTGGCGTCGATGGTTGGGGTGGGCTGCCCACCCACCTTGATGCCGCGGTCGAACACCCCAACGGGGCGGTCTACTTCTTCAAGGGCGACAAGTATTACCGCTACAAGTTCAATCCCGACAACATGGACAAGGTCGGACGGATCGGCATCGACGGCTGGAGCGGTGTGAAGCATCCCGTGCAGGCCGCTTTCCGCCATCCCGATACGGGCGATGCGTGGTTCTTTCGCGACCTGCATTGTCAGCGATTCGATTTCGGACCGGACAAGACGACCCAGGGCGGGGTCATCCATGACAGGTTCCCGCAGCTTTACGGCTATGTGGACACGGCGCTGTTCTATCCGCCGCAGGACAAGCTCTATGTCTTCGTGACCGACCGCTACACGCGGATCTCCCGTGGATCTTTGCCCCGCTAG
- a CDS encoding bifunctional UDP-sugar hydrolase/5'-nucleotidase, which produces MSLRLLSSAAVLALVAGTAQAEYTLHILHTNDIHSRIEPISKYDSTCSAEDDAAGECFGGIARLASAIDMKREELSDANVVLLDAGDPFQGSLFYTTYKGAAEAEFMEKIGYDVMAVGNHEFDDGPPKLAEFVDAVSFPVISGNLDLSASEELKDRVQDHVVLEVGGQRIGVISALATDTVETSSPGPNVTFQDEIDSLAADAAALREDGVDIIIALTHVGLPRDRQIAEAVADIDVVIGGHSHTLMLNNDAETPSYPEMVGDTPVAQAYAYTKYLGHLAVTFDDDGNVVSAEGNPMLLDASVTPDEEITARIAEMGAPIEEMKTRIVAESTDAIEGSRDACRAGECQMGNLVADAMLARVADQGIQIAVQNGGGLRASIDAGEVTMGEVLTVLPFQNTLSTFRVSGATIIEALENGVGQIEEGAGRFPQVAGMSFTVDTGAEPGSRISDVMVGDAPIDPEAMYGVVSNNYVRNGGDGYAMFVDAEDAYDFGPDLADVTAAYLAETGPYTPYTDGRITMK; this is translated from the coding sequence ATGTCGCTTCGTCTGCTTTCCAGCGCAGCCGTGCTGGCTTTAGTCGCGGGCACCGCCCAGGCCGAGTACACGCTGCACATCCTGCACACCAATGACATCCACAGCCGGATCGAACCGATCAGCAAGTACGATTCGACCTGCAGCGCCGAGGATGACGCGGCGGGCGAGTGCTTCGGGGGCATCGCGCGTCTCGCGAGCGCCATCGACATGAAGCGCGAGGAGCTGTCGGATGCGAACGTGGTCCTGCTGGATGCGGGCGATCCGTTCCAGGGTTCGCTCTTTTACACGACCTACAAGGGCGCGGCCGAGGCCGAGTTCATGGAGAAGATCGGCTATGACGTGATGGCCGTGGGCAACCACGAATTCGATGACGGCCCGCCGAAGCTCGCGGAATTTGTCGATGCGGTCAGCTTCCCGGTGATCTCGGGCAATCTGGACCTCTCGGCCTCGGAAGAGTTGAAGGACCGCGTGCAGGATCACGTCGTGCTCGAAGTGGGTGGCCAGCGCATCGGCGTGATCTCGGCGCTTGCGACCGACACGGTCGAGACGTCGAGCCCCGGCCCGAACGTGACCTTCCAGGACGAGATCGACAGCCTTGCCGCCGATGCCGCGGCGCTGCGCGAGGACGGCGTCGACATCATCATCGCGCTGACCCATGTGGGTCTGCCGCGCGATCGTCAGATCGCGGAGGCGGTCGCGGATATCGACGTGGTGATCGGCGGGCACAGCCACACGCTGATGCTCAACAACGACGCCGAGACCCCGTCCTATCCCGAGATGGTGGGCGACACGCCGGTGGCGCAGGCCTATGCCTATACCAAGTATCTGGGCCATCTCGCGGTGACCTTCGACGATGACGGCAACGTCGTGTCTGCCGAGGGCAATCCGATGCTGCTCGATGCTTCGGTGACGCCCGACGAGGAGATCACCGCGCGCATCGCCGAAATGGGCGCGCCCATCGAGGAGATGAAGACCCGCATCGTCGCGGAAAGCACCGACGCGATCGAAGGCTCGCGCGATGCCTGCCGTGCGGGCGAGTGCCAGATGGGCAACCTCGTGGCCGACGCGATGCTTGCCCGTGTCGCCGATCAGGGCATCCAGATCGCGGTCCAGAACGGTGGCGGTCTGCGCGCCTCCATCGATGCGGGCGAGGTGACGATGGGCGAAGTGCTGACCGTGCTGCCGTTCCAGAACACGCTGTCCACGTTCCGCGTCTCCGGTGCGACGATCATCGAGGCGCTGGAAAACGGCGTCGGCCAGATCGAGGAAGGGGCGGGCCGCTTCCCGCAGGTCGCGGGCATGTCCTTCACCGTCGATACCGGCGCAGAGCCCGGGTCGCGGATCTCGGACGTGATGGTGGGCGATGCGCCCATCGATCCCGAGGCCATGTACGGCGTCGTGTCGAACAACTACGTCCGCAATGGCGGCGACGGCTATGCGATGTTCGTGGATGCCGAGGATGCCTACGATTTCGGTCCGGACCTCGCCGATGTGACGGCGGCGTACCTTGCCGAAACGGGGCCCTACACGCCTTATACCGATGGTCGGATCACCATGAAGTAA
- a CDS encoding methyltransferase, with translation MVSVTEQYEVYPYPERDPAEEATRLITGSPSHPLEMDHFLWGGARDWSQPLRILVAGGGTGDGLIQMAQLLTDAGRPYDITYVDLSGKARSIAEARAAARGLTGITFHTGSLLDAPNFGLFDYIDSCGVLHHLPDPDAGFAALRAALAPGGGAGIMVYAPYGRSGVYPLQSAFGTLFEGLPPEARLARAREVMERLPEGHPFKVNTNLVDHRQSDAGFYDLLLHSQDRAYSVRELVDTLDRTGWQLASFATPGLYDPGMLIGEVPDLDPVAAMAVAEELRGTIKVHNAYLVADDAPRPSPASGRNRALCPHLRGVDPRALAQAVAAGKAPTLRAGGAPIRLRLERAAAPLIAAINGRRSLTDIASAAKLDPLRFWQLWQPLETALSPWGILLYSNLHAGAR, from the coding sequence TTGGTCAGCGTCACCGAGCAATACGAGGTCTATCCCTATCCCGAACGGGACCCGGCGGAGGAGGCGACGCGGCTGATCACGGGATCGCCGTCCCATCCGCTGGAGATGGATCACTTCCTTTGGGGGGGCGCGCGCGACTGGTCGCAGCCCCTGCGCATCCTCGTGGCGGGGGGCGGCACGGGGGACGGGCTGATCCAGATGGCGCAGCTTCTGACCGATGCCGGGCGGCCCTATGACATCACCTATGTCGATCTTTCCGGAAAGGCGCGCAGCATCGCCGAGGCGCGGGCGGCGGCGCGCGGGCTGACCGGGATCACCTTCCATACCGGATCGCTGCTGGACGCGCCGAATTTCGGCCTTTTCGACTACATCGACAGTTGCGGCGTGTTGCATCATCTGCCCGATCCCGATGCGGGCTTTGCCGCGCTGCGCGCCGCCCTCGCGCCGGGAGGCGGGGCGGGGATCATGGTCTATGCGCCTTATGGTCGCTCGGGCGTCTATCCGTTGCAGTCCGCTTTCGGCACGCTTTTCGAGGGGCTGCCGCCCGAGGCGCGGCTCGCCCGGGCGCGGGAGGTGATGGAGCGGCTGCCGGAGGGGCATCCCTTCAAGGTGAATACCAACCTCGTCGATCACCGCCAGAGCGACGCGGGCTTTTACGACCTGCTTCTGCATTCGCAGGATCGGGCCTACAGCGTCCGCGAACTGGTCGACACGCTGGACCGGACAGGCTGGCAATTGGCCTCTTTCGCGACGCCGGGGTTATACGATCCGGGCATGCTGATCGGTGAGGTGCCCGATCTCGATCCCGTTGCGGCCATGGCGGTGGCCGAAGAGCTGCGCGGCACGATCAAGGTGCACAACGCCTATCTCGTCGCCGATGACGCGCCGCGCCCAAGCCCGGCCAGCGGGCGCAATCGCGCGCTTTGTCCGCATTTGCGCGGTGTCGATCCGCGTGCGCTGGCCCAGGCCGTGGCCGCCGGAAAGGCACCGACCTTGCGGGCAGGGGGCGCGCCCATCCGGCTCAGGCTCGAGCGCGCGGCGGCCCCCCTGATCGCGGCCATAAACGGGCGGCGCAGCCTGACCGACATCGCCAGCGCCGCGAAGCTCGATCCGCTGCGGTTCTGGCAGCTTTGGCAACCGCTTGAGACCGCGCTGAGCCCCTGGGGCATTCTGCTCTACTCGAACCTTCATGCGGGGGCGCGCTGA
- a CDS encoding SOS response-associated peptidase has translation MCGRFAITLPPDAMAQLFEARPANDLPDVPNFNVCPTNQIHVIRAPGEAEEMRSLEAMRWGLIPHWYKTPNDGPLLINARAESVAEKPAFRSAVRTRRCLIPASGFYEWTKDTEDNRLPWYIQRADGAPIVFAGLWQDWGKDEEAGPMRTAAILTCGAGPDIAEIHHRMPVILEAENWARWLGETEGKAAPLMAPAPDGTLTAYRVDPKVNSNRAKGPDLIEPL, from the coding sequence ATGTGTGGACGCTTCGCAATCACGCTGCCACCCGATGCGATGGCGCAGCTTTTCGAGGCGCGGCCCGCGAACGACCTGCCGGACGTGCCCAATTTCAATGTCTGCCCCACCAACCAGATCCACGTGATCCGCGCGCCGGGGGAGGCCGAGGAGATGCGCAGCCTGGAGGCAATGCGCTGGGGGTTGATCCCGCATTGGTACAAGACACCGAATGACGGTCCGCTCCTGATCAATGCCCGCGCCGAAAGCGTGGCCGAGAAGCCCGCTTTCCGGTCGGCGGTGCGCACGCGGCGCTGCCTGATCCCGGCATCGGGCTTTTACGAGTGGACCAAGGATACGGAGGACAATCGCCTGCCCTGGTATATCCAGCGCGCGGATGGCGCGCCGATCGTCTTCGCGGGGCTCTGGCAGGATTGGGGCAAGGATGAAGAGGCGGGGCCGATGCGGACCGCCGCCATCCTGACCTGCGGGGCAGGGCCGGATATCGCAGAGATCCATCACCGGATGCCCGTCATTCTGGAGGCCGAGAATTGGGCGCGCTGGCTGGGGGAGACGGAGGGCAAGGCGGCGCCCCTGATGGCGCCTGCGCCCGACGGCACGCTGACCGCCTACCGCGTCGATCCGAAGGTGAACTCCAATCGTGCGAAGGGGCCCGATCTGATCGAGCCCCTTTAG